Proteins encoded within one genomic window of Urocitellus parryii isolate mUroPar1 chromosome 16, mUroPar1.hap1, whole genome shotgun sequence:
- the Timp4 gene encoding metalloproteinase inhibitor 4 has product MGLCGVVLWSPSVATSRTLVLGLVALLWPPGRGEACSCLPTHPQQHFCRSAVVIRAKVTSEKIVTANEDPSNPNKLLRYELKRMKMFKGVEKVKEVRYVYTSVNTSLCGTRIAVNSKRQYFITGNVLNGGKIFINMCNYIQPWENVSMAQRQSLNHHYLFNCDCEVTICYSPTCNKSMRNQCLWTDWLLERKLYGNQAHHFFCKKNEDGSCKWQLVHHPNREEFVDVIEP; this is encoded by the exons ATGGGGCTCTGCGGTGTCGTGCTCTGGAGCCCCTCAGTCGCGACGAGCAGGACGCTGGTGCTGGGACTGGTGGCTTTGCTGTGGCCCCCGGGGCGGGGCGAGGCGTGCAGCTGCCTCCCAACGCACCCGCAGCAGCATTTCTGCCGCTCGGCGGTTG TGATTCGGGCCAAAGTCACCAGTGAGAAGATAGTGACTGCTAATGAAGACCCTTCTAACCCTAACAAATTGCTCCGGTATGAACTCAAACGGATGAAG ATGTTTAAAGGGGTTGAGAAAGTCAAGGAGGTTCGCTATGTCTACACCTCTGTGAACACTTCTCTCTGTGGAACTAGAATAGCAGTCAACAGTAAGAGGCAGTACTTTATAACTG GTAATGTTCTCAATGGTGGAAAAATCTTCATCAATATGTGTAACTATATCCAGCCTTGGGAAAACGTGTCCATGGCGCAGAGACAGAGTCTGAATCACCACTATCTTTTCAACTGTGACTGCGAA GTTACCATCTGCTACTCACCGACCTGTAACAAATCGATGCGCAATCAGTGTCTCTGGACAGACTGGCTGTTGGAACGGAAGCTCTATGGGAACCAGGCCCACCATTTTTTCTGCAAGAAGAATGAGGATGGCAGCTGCAAATGGCAGCTGGTACACCACCCCAATAGGGAGGAGTTTGTTGACGTCATCGAGCCTTAG